One Aspergillus oryzae RIB40 DNA, chromosome 2 genomic window carries:
- a CDS encoding sterol desaturase family protein (predicted protein): MSGHLNPKDSMKSTWRRLDRADWSIFHWFYEILGIHPIALDKEVPVHNKEEKVPYMPEWHLHCWVLIHAFIPLAIHHVYTSYTGHNLSPLAAFVFYSAAFKAIAIHEIHILRRLGHTLGFLDGDQHERDGVPDVGVKKVVHSLVSTSTFRPMFTVFLSYRASQPPSTMNWLWLPLEAGLYGIILDFWFYWYHRLMHEMNGLWKYHRTHHLTKHPNPLLTLYADTEQEFFDIAGIPLMTYFSMKLMGFPMGFYEWWICHQYVVFAEVAGHSGLRLHTVPPNTLSWFLRIFNAELIIEDHDIHHRRGWKKSANYGKQTRLWDRVFGTCGDRVECYRDNIDYDNQISMPLL, encoded by the coding sequence ATGAGTGGCCATCTGAACCCAAAGGACTCCATGAAGTCCACATGGCGTCGGCTAGACCGCGCCGACTGGAGCATCTTCCACTGGTTCTATGAGATACTCGGCATCCATCCGATAGCTTTGGATAAAGAAGTGCCTGTCCACAataaggaagagaaggtgccCTACATGCCGGAATGGCATCTGCACTGCTGGGTACTCATCCACGCATTCATCCCTCTCGCCATCCATCACGTCTACACATCCTATACTGGTCACAACCTAAGCCCCCTGGCCGCCTTCGTCTTTTATAGCGCGGCCTTCAAGGCCATCGCCATTCATGAAATACACATCCTTCGGCGGTTGGGCCACACCCTGGGATTCCTCGATGGCGACCAACACGAGCGGGATGGGGTGCCGGATGTCGGCGTGAAAAAGGTCGTCCACTCCCTGGTTTCGACATCCACCTTTCGCCCTATGTTCACCGTGTTCCTCAGCTATCGAGCCAGCCAACCCCCTTCGACTATGAATTGGCTCTGGCTCCCCCTCGAAGCCGGGCTCTACGGAATCATTCTCGACTTTTGGTTTTATTGGTACCACCGGTTGATGCACGAGATGAACGGGCTCTGGAAATACCACCGGACTCACCACCTGACCAAGCACCCCAATCCACTCTTGACACTGTACGCCGATACCGAACAGGAGTTTTTCGATATCGCTGGTATCCCGCTCATGACCTACTTCAGCATGAAGCTCATGGGTTTCCCTATGGGTTTCTACGagtggtggatttgccacCAGTATGTTGTTTTCGCCGAGGTCGCGGGCCACAGTGGCCTCCGCCTGCACACCGTACCGCCCAACACCCTCTCTTGGTTCCTCCGGATCTTTAACGCTGAACTTATCATTGAAGACCATGatatccaccaccgccggggatggaagaagagcgcaaACTACGGCAAACAAACCCGTCTGTGGGATCGTGTGTTCGGCACATGCGGTGATCGGGTCGAATGCTACAGGGATAATATCGATTACGATAACCAGATTTCTATGCCGCTGCTTTGA
- a CDS encoding uncharacterized protein (predicted protein): protein MAWKSTFLLTSLLVGSYATPLALHNHARSEKIAWGNCEDEGVTAPAQCGNLTVPLDYTEPDSGKTLQLQLLKVPATREPKKGTILFNFGGPGLEARLSLFGDGDILQAETN, encoded by the exons ATGGCTTGGAAATCTACTTTCCTTCTAACATCTCTCTTGGTTGGCTCTTATGCCACACCGCTTGCACTTCACAATCACGCTCGCTCCGAGAAGATAGCCTGGGGCAATTGCGAAGACGAAGGAGTCACTGCGCCAGCTCAATGCGGAAACTTGACTGTGCCGTTGGACTACACCGAGCCTGACTCAGGCAAAACGCTCCAGcttcaacttctcaaagTCCCAGCTACTCGTGAACCGAAGAAGGGAACCATTCTGTTCAACTTCGGCGGACCGGGTCTCGAGGCAAGGCTTTCTCTGTTTGGAGATGGCGATATATTACAAGC AGAAACTAACTGA
- a CDS encoding uncharacterized protein (synaptic vesicle transporter SVOP and related transporters (major facilitator superfamily)) produces the protein MDESHQEKQSGHHDSLEREAAHRGLRKTGSRTLGWDTDHRDFPRNWPLRRKLYDACIIFFLEFYTTVMSTTGPSAAEEAMSEYAMSRVVMLTGFQFMYGAGQALGGLIMPPFSEALGRQKSYLVSAGAYCLSSLLVGLVPSPAGVFIGRFFSGFASSVPAIVLAGSIEDLYSQHPRLWLLWFWNCSTMLGIAVGPIYGSYIVDAIGWRWVYHISAITCAATFFLLIPVRESRPTTLLQRRFDNLQSKVGAVDMDIPNPDRINSTRELMQVILVRPAKIGVSEPILILVSILSASAWGMMYLFTESFTVVYSEFGWSSRATSLPFIALFPGIILSGFVRLWDYHQLKSRQKASQRPEPEDKIGGFAIAAPALAIGLWIFGWTVPPLVHVPWIASMFGLVLIGFAATEFSYTLSGYISDAYTIYASSGLAVQGFLRALASGCLPLFAYPMYSGLGSNVATSIIAAVATVYCVAPYIFLKHGRRLRENSPFARYSAKVNDEHGAD, from the exons ATGGACGAAAGTCACCAGGAAAAGCAAAGTGGACACCACGATAGTCTCGAGCGCGAGGCCGCGCACAGGGGGCTTAGAAAGACGGGGTCCAGGACACTCGGGTGGGATACAGACCACCGAGATTTCCCACGCAATTGGCCTCTTCGGCGCAAGCTCTACGATGCctgcatcatcttcttcctggagTTCTATACGACCGTCATGAGCACGACGGGGCCATCCGCTGCCGAAGAGGCCATGTCTGAGTACGCAATGAGCAGGGTCGTGATGCTCACCGGATTTCAGTTCATGTATGGCGCTGGGCAAGCATTGGGAGGGCTTATAATGCCTCCATTTTCTGAGGCTCTTGGTCGTCAGAAGTCCTACCTTGTGTCCGCTGGTGCAtactgtctttcttctctgctggtcGGCCTTGTTCCTTCACCAGCCGGAGTCTTCATCGgccgcttcttctccggtTTCGCCTCGTCTGTGCCGGCGATCGTTCTGGCTGGAAGTATCGAGGATCTGTACTCCCAACACCCAAGGCTCTGGCTTCTCTGGTTTTGGAATTGCTCCACCATGCTCGGTATCGCGGTGGGCCCAATCTATGGGTCCTATATAGTTGATGCGATCGGTTG GCGTTGGGTCTACCATATTTCCGCCATTACCTGTGCGGCAacattcttcctccttatACCAGTTCGGGAGAGTCGGCCGACAACCCTGCTTCAGCGCCGTTTTGACAACCTCCAATCAAAGGTCGGAGCAGTAGACATGGATATACCAAACCCTGACCGAATTAACAGCACCCGCGAGCTTATGCAGGTAATTCTAGTACGACCTGCCAAGATAGGTGTCTCGGAACCTATACTCATTTTGGTCTCCATCCTCAGCGCATCAGCCTGGGGTATGATGTACCTCTTCACCGAGTCCTTCACCGTAGTCTACAGTGAATTTGGCTGGAGCTCCAGGGCGACCTCCCTGCCATTCATTGCCCTATTTCCTGGGATTATTCTCAGTGGATTCGTCCGCCTATGGGACTACCACCAGCTGAAATCCCGACAGAAAGCCAGCCAGCGTCCAGAGCCAGAAGATAAAATCGGCGGATTCGCGATTGCTGCGCCCGCACTGGCCATTGGACTCTGGATCTTCGGCTGGACAGTTCCACCGCTCGTCCATGTCCCTTGGATCGCATCCATGTTCGGCCTCGTGCTCATCGGCTTTGCAGCGACTGAGTTCTCGTATACGCTGAGTGGGTATATTTCTGACGCATATACGATCTATGCCTCGTCCGGATTGGCGGTCCAGGGCTTCTTACGTGCGTTGGCCTCCGGGTGTCTTCCTCTGTTCGCGTATCCGATGTATTCGGGGCTTGGATCAAATGTCGCGACGAGTATTATCGCTGCTGTGGCAACCGTGTACTGCGTGGCGCCGTATATATTCCTGAAACATGGTAGGCGTCTAAGGGAGAACAGTCCCTTTGCTCGATACAGTGCAAAGGTTAATGATGAGCATGGGGCTGATTGA
- a CDS encoding GMC family oxidoreductase (choline dehydrogenase and related flavoproteins), translating into MPHPVLLLLIALHWCLIHTLAVPTFNGQPAVSDDLLRDGRFDYVVVGGGTAGIVVATRLAQRSYTVALIEAGGFYEYQSLAAIPLGDIIPVGSDPRNKFSIDWGFVTENQPGANNRPIHYARGKCLGGSPTRGAMERWATAVGDSSYTFDRVLPYFKRSVQFTPPNQLTRFPNSTPSFDPAAYDPQGGPLHASYPNYAMPFSSWMRLAMNAIGIPDRDEFNLGSLLGGQYCTSTIRPRDQKRSSSESSFLETKPPLLTTYTYVLAKKILFDSQKHATGVLAKSKLGEFRLHADKEVIVSAGAFQSPQLLMVSGIGPAKTLEDHGIPVLADRPGVGQNMWDHPLFALSYRVGMPTASTVVTSISYLLRQAANAAIFRQGPFTSPITDYLGWEKIPTSLRANFSRETLQDLARFPNDWPEAEYLSAAAYVGDVSKPVLIQPRDGYDYASILGVLVAPTSRGNVTIRSADTFDLPTINPNWLSTETDQEVAIATFKRTRQAFESGAMAPILIGDEYYPGNRVQSNAEILEFVKDNMMTIWHAACTCKMGTAKDAMAVVDSHARVFGVDGLRVVDASAFPLLPPGHPQSVVYMLAEKISDAIAAANGTTERR; encoded by the exons ATGCCCCATCCGGTTCTCTTGCTATTGATTGCTCTGCACTGGTGTCTGATCCATACACTTGCCGTGCCGACATTCAACGGTCAGCCAGCCGTATCTGATGACTTGCTCCGTGACGGACGATTTGACTATGTTGTCGTCGGAGGCGGAACCGCAGGTATCGTCGTGGCCACTCGCCTAGCACAGAGATCCTATACCGTTGCGCTAATCGAAGCTGGTGGATTTTACGAGTACCAATCCCTTGCTGCTATTCCCTTGGGAGACATAATCCCTGTTGGATCAGATCCACGCAACAAGTTCAGCATCGATTGGGGATTTGTAACTGAAAATCAGCCCGGGGCAAACAATCGACCTATTCACTATGCCCGAGGAAAATGCCTCGGCGGATC ACCCACACGAGGTGCCATGGAGCGATGGGCTACTGCTGTAGGTGATAGCAGCTACACATTTGATCGCGTTCTGCCATATTTCAAGCGGAGTGTCCAGTTTACGCCTCCCAACCAGTTGACCCGATTCCCCAATTCGACACCATCGTTCGACCCAGCCGCTTACGATCCCCAAGGAGGGCCATTGCATGCGTCGTACCCTAACTACGCCATGCCATTCTCATCGTGGATGAGACTCGCAATGAACGCCATCGGAATCCCTGACCGGGATGAGTTCAACCTCGGGTCTTTGTTGGGGGGCCAGTATTGTACAAGCACCATCCGACCGCGGGaccagaaaagaagcagttcCGAAAGCTCATTCCTTGAGACGaaacctcctcttctgacTACGTACACTTATGTATTGGCAAAGAAGATACTGTTCGACTCTCAAAAACACGCCACGGGCGTTTTGGCTAAGAGTAAACTCGGTGAGTTCAGGCTGCACGCCGACAAAGAGGTCATTGTGTCTGCGGGTGCATTCCAATCACCTCAGTTGCTCATGGTGTCTGGCATTGGCCCGGCAAAGACACTCGAAGATCATGGCATACCGGTTCTGGCCGACCGTCCTGGAGTCGGTCAGAATATGTGGGATCATCCACTGTTCGCCCTTTCGTACCGGGTTGGGATGCCAACGGCCTCGACGGTGGTGACGAGCATTTCATACCTTCTCAGGCAAGCGGCCAATGCTGCTATCTTCCGACAAGGACCCTTTACCAGCCCTATCACGGATTACTTAGGATGGGAAAAGATCCCCACTAGCCTGCGGGCTAACTTCTCCAGAGAAACTTTGCAGGATCTAGCACGCTTTCCCAATGACTGGCCAGAGGCAGAG TACTTATCCGCGGCAGCATATGTCGGCGATGTTTCCAAGCCTGTCTTGATTCAACCCAGGGATGGCTATGATTACGCATCAATACTTGGTGTCCTTGTCGCTCCAACATCCCGAGGCAACGTAACAATCCGGTCAGCAGACACCTTCGACCTTCCGACTATCAATCCTAACTGGCTTTCCACCGAAACCGATCAGGAAGTGGCAATTGCCACATTCAAGCGAACACGGCAGGCCTTTGAAAGCGGTGCTATGGCGCCTATACTGATCGGAGATGAATACTATCCAGGGAATCGTGTGCAATCCAATGCAGAGATCCTGGAGTTTGTCAAAGATAACATGATGACCATCTGGCATGCCGCTTGCACTTGCAAGATGGGGACCGCGAAGGATGCAATGGCAGTGGTGGATTCTCACGCAAGGGTGTTTGGAGTTGACGGCTTGCGTGTTGTCGATGCGAGTGCATTcccgcttcttcctccaggtcaCCCGCAATCAGTCGTGT ACATGCTTGCCGAGAAGATCTCCGATGCCATCGCTGCGGCTAACGGAACAACTGAAAGGCGTTAA
- a CDS encoding uncharacterized protein (predicted protein), giving the protein MGIGRQWAGSGLYADFCSEGELQENGAYLGTAFTARDLMQIVDAVTDDGLLKYWGFSYGTALGSTVAAMFPDRVDKMILDGVMNPHQYFNSYDTELWADSDKVFSSFFQQCLKTPEQCALASRNQTAEQLEESIYQLLDDLKREPIVYEHSIIDHSYMKTYIRFALYGPSSYPSLAAAFNFILNGNVTGFKELADARVGSLLAAGMAGDDAAFAIPCADKKTGKHALDEIMPDINTLSQTSKLLGEVGNAIAMTCTQWKFDAKERYEGNFESKTKNPIMVIGNTYDSATPLRSAQNISASFEGSVLLEHGGWGHATLAHGSSCTSSIIRDYWTNGTLPAVGTKCEPDYPPFESGSLEDVLVNIGFLDKK; this is encoded by the exons ATGGGGATAGGAAGGCAGTGGGCTGGTAGCGGATTGTATGCCGATTTTTGCTCTGAGGGAGAATTGCAAGAAAATGGCGCATACCTCGGCACGGCCTTCACGGCAAGGGATTTGATGCAAATTGTGGATGCAGTCACGGACGATGGTCTGCTGAAGTATTGGG GTTTCTCATACGGCACCGCGTTGGGATCCACTGTTGCTGCGATGTTCCCAGACCGGGTGGATAAGATGATCCTAGATGGTGTTATGAATCCACACCAGTACTTCAATTCATA TGACACGGAATTGTGGGCAGATTCAGACAAGGTCTTTTCTAGCTTTTTCCAGCAGTGCCTCAAGACACCAGAACAATGTGCCCTCGCTAGCCGAAACCAAACAGCCGAACAGCTTGAGGAAAGCATCtaccagcttctggatgaCTTGAAACGCGAGCCTATCGTCTATGAGCACTCCATCATTGACCACAGCTATATGAAAACTTACATTCGATTCGCTCTCTACGGGCCTAGCTCCTATCCCAGCCTGGCCGCTgccttcaacttcatatTAAATGGAAATGTCACAGGGTTCAAGGAGCTGGCCGACGCCCGAGTGGGTAGTTTATTGGCGGCCGGAATGGCGGGCGATGACGCGGCATTCGCCATTCCCTGCGCTGACAAGAAAACCGGAAAGCATGCCCTGGACGAGATAATGCCTGATATTAATACCTTATCACAGACGAGCAAACTACTTGGTGAAGTCGGAAACGCCATTGCCATGACCTGCACCCAGTGGAAGTTCGACGCCAAAGAACGCTACGAGGGAAACTTCGAGTCGAAGACAAAGAATCCCATTATGGTCATCGGCAATACTTATGACTCTGCCACTCCACTTCGGTCGGCACAGAATATCAGTGCTAGCTTCGAGGGCAGTGTTCTGCTGGAGCATGGTGGCTGGGGG CACGCTACTTTGGCTCACGGGTCTTCATGCACGTCGAGTATTATCAGGGATTACTGGACGAACGGTACCCTTCCTGCTGTTGGAACAAAGTGCGAACCAGATTATCCCCCTTTCGAATCTGGCTCATTGGAAGATGTTCTGGTTAACATTGGCTTCCTTGATAAGAAATAA